The following coding sequences are from one Enterococcus sp. 4G2_DIV0659 window:
- a CDS encoding energy-coupling factor ABC transporter ATP-binding protein has product MSYLELHDVSYTYPNGYEAVKNINLRFELGESVAIIGQNGAGKTTTVKLMNGLLTPTKGDILVAGVSTKVTTTAQTSQQVGYVFQNPDDQIFQETIFKEIAYGLKRKKLDDTTIQQRVKEAATLCGLEDMLDEHPYNLPYSKRKFVTIAAVIAMDTQVIILDEPTAGQDLASTERLGMLIHKLSEQNKTVITITHDMEFVAKEFTRVIVFSEKEKRMDATPEKIFWNESLLTMANLKQPYICQLAKLMGYTNIMTIDALLERNFG; this is encoded by the coding sequence ATGAGTTATTTAGAGCTGCATGACGTTTCTTACACCTATCCAAATGGTTATGAAGCAGTGAAAAATATCAACTTACGTTTTGAGCTTGGTGAGTCTGTTGCAATTATTGGTCAAAATGGTGCAGGGAAAACAACTACTGTTAAATTGATGAATGGCTTATTGACTCCGACGAAAGGGGATATCTTAGTTGCAGGTGTTTCTACTAAAGTAACAACAACCGCTCAAACATCTCAGCAAGTTGGTTATGTCTTTCAAAATCCTGATGACCAAATTTTTCAAGAGACGATTTTTAAAGAAATTGCCTATGGCTTAAAGCGTAAAAAATTAGATGATACAACGATTCAGCAACGTGTGAAAGAAGCTGCAACTTTGTGTGGTTTGGAAGATATGCTTGATGAACATCCGTATAATTTACCCTATTCTAAAAGAAAATTTGTCACAATTGCTGCGGTCATTGCAATGGATACACAAGTAATCATTTTAGATGAACCAACCGCAGGACAAGACTTAGCATCAACTGAAAGACTAGGAATGCTTATCCATAAGCTTTCAGAACAAAATAAAACAGTGATTACGATTACTCATGATATGGAATTTGTTGCAAAAGAATTTACACGTGTGATTGTCTTTTCTGAGAAAGAAAAAAGAATGGATGCCACACCAGAAAAAATATTTTGGAATGAATCTTTATTAACTATGGCAAATCTAAAACAACCTTATATCTGTCAGTTGGCTAAATTGATGGGGTATACCAATATCATGACAATAGATGCATTATTAGAAAGGAATTTTGGATGA
- a CDS encoding YbaB/EbfC family nucleoid-associated protein, translating into MMRGMGNMQGMMKQVQKMQKDMEKAQAELNEREFVGAATNELVTATFTGDRKMKDISIKEEVVDPEDVDMLQDLVIMAVNDALTKVEKETEATMGKYTKGIPGF; encoded by the coding sequence ATGATGAGAGGCATGGGTAATATGCAAGGGATGATGAAACAAGTCCAAAAAATGCAAAAAGATATGGAAAAAGCGCAGGCTGAATTGAATGAAAGAGAATTTGTAGGAGCTGCGACTAATGAATTAGTAACCGCAACGTTCACTGGAGATCGTAAAATGAAAGATATCTCAATTAAAGAAGAAGTTGTAGATCCAGAAGATGTTGATATGTTACAAGACCTAGTCATTATGGCTGTGAATGATGCATTGACAAAAGTTGAAAAAGAAACAGAAGCCACTATGGGTAAATATACAAAAGGAATTCCTGGATTTTAA
- the tmk gene encoding dTMP kinase: MQGIFITIEGPDGAGKTSVLNELYPRLDLAAERSIIKTREPGGIPIAEKIRQIILDPKNQEMDERTEALLYAAARRQHLMEKVLPALEEGKIVLCDRFVDSSLAYQGAGRRIGVEAIAAINEFAIEGTKPNFTIYLDVDSDTGLNRIRNHRQQQIDRLDSEGLEFHQRVRHEYLKLVEENPERITKIDARMSLEDVVEATFQAIVTRYPEYFRN, from the coding sequence GTGCAAGGTATTTTTATAACAATCGAAGGCCCAGATGGAGCTGGAAAAACAAGTGTATTGAATGAGTTATATCCAAGGCTGGATTTGGCGGCTGAAAGAAGTATTATCAAGACAAGAGAACCTGGCGGCATTCCCATTGCTGAGAAGATTCGTCAAATCATTTTAGATCCAAAAAATCAGGAAATGGATGAACGGACAGAAGCGTTGCTTTATGCAGCAGCTAGACGTCAACATTTAATGGAGAAAGTGTTACCTGCATTAGAAGAGGGAAAAATTGTTTTATGTGATCGTTTTGTGGATAGTTCACTTGCTTATCAAGGAGCGGGAAGACGTATTGGTGTTGAAGCGATTGCCGCGATCAATGAATTTGCGATCGAAGGAACAAAGCCTAATTTCACTATTTATCTTGATGTCGACTCGGATACAGGTCTAAATCGAATTAGAAATCATCGTCAACAGCAAATTGATCGATTAGATTCAGAAGGGCTTGAGTTTCACCAACGGGTTCGCCACGAGTATTTAAAATTGGTAGAAGAAAATCCAGAAAGAATTACTAAAATTGATGCCAGAATGAGTTTGGAAGATGTTGTTGAAGCAACCTTCCAAGCAATCGTAACTCGTTATCCAGAATATTTTAGAAACTAG
- a CDS encoding energy-coupling factor ABC transporter ATP-binding protein, whose product MTILSLKNIHYTYPLEQQETIKNLSFDFEKGKVYGVLGANESGKTTLCNIIRGFIPAVYKGNLKGEILVNHQSIETVDDGDLASIIGYSFQNPFTQISGVKETVYEEIAYGMENLGFPRERMIQKVEELIKMFKLEELRNKNPFELSGGQKQRVALASIVALDPEIMILDEPTSQLDPQSTEEIFGIVDLLRKQGKTVILVEHKVDLLAEYCDEILLMDSGKIVLAGNVEEVLSNPEVLTYGGQLPQVVLFFLQGIKEGKISVCKNIPLTIKEAYSVLREDVK is encoded by the coding sequence ATGACGATATTGTCTTTAAAAAATATTCACTATACGTATCCTTTGGAACAACAAGAAACAATAAAAAATCTTTCCTTTGATTTTGAAAAAGGAAAAGTATATGGGGTACTTGGCGCCAATGAATCAGGGAAAACAACCTTATGTAATATTATTCGTGGATTTATTCCTGCTGTCTATAAAGGGAATCTGAAAGGTGAAATTCTTGTGAATCATCAAAGCATAGAAACAGTTGATGACGGTGACTTAGCTTCAATCATTGGTTACTCTTTTCAAAACCCTTTTACTCAAATTTCAGGTGTCAAAGAGACTGTTTACGAAGAAATTGCTTACGGAATGGAGAATTTAGGTTTTCCTCGAGAGCGGATGATACAGAAAGTAGAAGAGTTGATTAAAATGTTTAAGCTAGAAGAACTGAGAAACAAAAATCCTTTTGAGTTATCAGGTGGACAAAAGCAACGTGTGGCTTTAGCGTCGATTGTGGCGTTAGATCCTGAAATCATGATTTTAGATGAACCAACTTCTCAATTGGATCCTCAGAGTACCGAAGAGATTTTTGGGATTGTAGACTTATTAAGAAAACAAGGAAAGACAGTTATTTTGGTCGAACATAAAGTAGATTTGCTTGCAGAGTATTGCGACGAAATTTTACTGATGGATAGTGGAAAAATCGTTTTAGCTGGCAACGTTGAAGAAGTCTTATCAAATCCTGAAGTTTTAACTTATGGCGGACAGCTTCCACAAGTGGTTTTATTTTTTCTTCAAGGAATCAAAGAAGGAAAAATATCTGTATGTAAAAACATTCCATTGACCATCAAGGAGGCATATTCAGTGCTGAGAGAGGATGTGAAGTAA
- a CDS encoding DNA replication initiation control protein YabA, whose product MDKRSLYDGLSSLETDLQGTLGQLSEIKEALHELVEKNTTLEIENQRLREHLQELTKLASDPNDPAKQELSKSRMNLEKLYEEGFHVCNILYGSRRENDEECAFCLDVIYGERSR is encoded by the coding sequence ATGGATAAACGCTCTTTATATGACGGGTTGAGCTCCCTAGAAACTGATTTGCAAGGAACGTTGGGTCAATTATCAGAGATTAAAGAGGCGCTACATGAGTTAGTCGAAAAAAATACAACACTTGAAATCGAAAATCAACGATTGAGGGAACATTTGCAAGAGTTAACGAAATTAGCTAGTGACCCGAATGATCCAGCGAAGCAAGAATTGTCTAAATCGCGAATGAACTTAGAAAAATTATATGAAGAAGGCTTTCATGTCTGTAATATTTTATATGGTTCCCGCCGTGAAAATGATGAAGAATGTGCTTTTTGTTTAGATGTAATCTATGGAGAACGTAGTAGATAA
- a CDS encoding ECF transporter S component, producing MKRGIKYDFPLIALLLIPVGVSLNVVGYQLSSILKLPVFIDMIGTIMVSMIAGPWVGALTGLLGNVVSGMLNPISIAYGIVSMLVGFISGYLSRWKLYTTIFGIIISCIILSVVSAAAAAVVTVFMFGGVTGAGTDLITATFLAAGKELWNSVLSTNLISGTINTIINFSISWLIVRRIPDRFLVKLNYGLPYVHKEGHING from the coding sequence GTGAAAAGAGGAATAAAATATGATTTTCCACTCATAGCATTGCTACTGATTCCTGTTGGGGTTTCTTTAAATGTAGTGGGGTATCAGTTATCATCAATTTTAAAATTACCTGTTTTTATTGACATGATTGGAACAATTATGGTCTCAATGATTGCAGGTCCTTGGGTTGGTGCTCTAACTGGTTTGTTAGGAAATGTGGTCAGTGGGATGCTTAATCCAATTTCTATTGCGTATGGGATTGTATCTATGCTTGTCGGCTTTATTTCAGGCTATCTTTCAAGATGGAAATTGTACACAACTATTTTTGGCATTATTATTTCTTGTATTATCTTATCTGTTGTTTCAGCTGCCGCTGCTGCGGTAGTAACCGTTTTTATGTTTGGCGGCGTTACAGGTGCAGGTACAGACTTAATCACGGCTACGTTCCTTGCAGCAGGAAAAGAGTTGTGGAATTCAGTTTTATCCACAAATCTAATTTCAGGTACAATCAACACCATTATTAATTTTTCCATTAGTTGGCTGATTGTTAGAAGAATACCAGATAGATTTTTAGTGAAGCTCAACTATGGGCTGCCTTATGTTCATAAGGAGGGACACATCAATGGATAG
- a CDS encoding darcynin family protein translates to MNHTFIVLLEFYPKWLQLSREERNKRGKSLLDIIDKYPSVSVRFFDAEAFPGANFTDFAICETTDLAAYHFMWEEIRDTNLYTESYFKIKEVIFGIEDAFKAFEKQKGIA, encoded by the coding sequence ATGAATCATACATTTATCGTTTTATTGGAATTTTACCCCAAATGGTTGCAACTTTCTCGGGAAGAGCGAAATAAACGGGGAAAGAGCCTTCTCGATATTATCGATAAGTATCCTTCTGTTTCTGTCCGTTTCTTTGATGCAGAAGCTTTTCCAGGCGCAAATTTTACTGATTTTGCGATTTGTGAAACAACAGATTTAGCTGCTTACCATTTTATGTGGGAAGAAATTCGCGATACTAACTTATACACTGAAAGCTACTTTAAAATAAAAGAGGTGATTTTTGGTATAGAAGACGCTTTTAAAGCGTTTGAAAAACAAAAAGGAATCGCTTAA
- a CDS encoding nucleoside hydrolase gives MKKILIDCDPGHDDALAILTALAHEDELSILGITTIGGNQTLEKVTKNAQNVLAFVDAEVPLVTGQKGPLVKPLEPSEEAHGASGMDGPYFNQRDYPISSANAVEFMVETINSVDEQVILVGLGPLTNIALLLKSHPEIHDKIAYISLMGGGIDHGNITALAEFNIYVDPEAAHIVFNSGLPIVMAGLDVTEKAEITVAEIATLKNKGRVNHLAYELLHFYNQSGHQFGFINSPIHDLCAIAYLLSPEIFTGTQYYVGVVTNEGVSRGQTFADKRFVTEQEKNTLVLETVNREKFVELLILALDKLDKKSVTR, from the coding sequence ATGAAAAAGATTTTAATTGATTGTGATCCAGGGCATGATGATGCATTAGCTATTTTAACGGCGCTTGCACATGAGGATGAGTTATCCATTCTGGGAATTACAACAATAGGTGGAAATCAAACCCTAGAGAAAGTGACGAAGAATGCGCAAAATGTGTTGGCTTTTGTTGATGCCGAGGTTCCGTTGGTAACAGGACAAAAAGGTCCTCTAGTGAAACCATTAGAACCTTCAGAGGAAGCTCATGGTGCAAGTGGTATGGATGGTCCTTACTTTAACCAACGTGATTACCCAATTTCTTCTGCCAATGCTGTTGAATTTATGGTTGAGACAATTAACTCAGTGGATGAACAAGTGATTCTAGTCGGTTTAGGTCCTTTAACAAACATTGCGTTATTATTGAAGAGTCATCCCGAGATTCACGACAAAATTGCTTATATCAGCTTAATGGGTGGCGGCATCGATCATGGCAATATTACGGCGCTTGCAGAATTCAATATCTATGTGGATCCAGAAGCAGCACATATTGTGTTTAATTCAGGGCTACCTATTGTGATGGCAGGATTAGACGTGACTGAAAAAGCTGAAATAACAGTGGCTGAAATAGCTACCTTGAAAAATAAAGGGCGTGTGAATCATTTAGCTTATGAACTGTTACATTTTTATAACCAATCTGGTCATCAATTTGGCTTTATTAATAGCCCCATTCATGATTTATGCGCGATTGCTTACTTATTAAGCCCAGAAATTTTCACGGGTACACAGTATTATGTGGGTGTTGTGACAAATGAGGGTGTGAGTAGAGGGCAAACCTTTGCAGATAAGCGGTTTGTAACAGAGCAGGAAAAAAATACGTTGGTACTTGAGACGGTTAACCGAGAAAAATTTGTTGAGCTGTTAATATTAGCGTTAGATAAGTTAGATAAAAAAAGCGTGACAAGATAA
- a CDS encoding MarR family winged helix-turn-helix transcriptional regulator has protein sequence MNNDLILGKWVDRIYRQLLQINKRKIEQFDISPADYNYFLTIEEYPGCTQNFLAEKRMVDKGLVARIVKKYCEKGYIIKKQSQQKKSSYNLFLSESGEKLVKEMKEAIATTESYIQQQDGTASFIELIEHLKQISGYLENYK, from the coding sequence ATGAATAATGATCTTATACTTGGCAAATGGGTAGACCGTATTTATCGCCAACTTTTACAAATTAATAAAAGAAAAATCGAGCAGTTTGACATTAGTCCTGCTGATTATAATTATTTTCTGACAATCGAAGAATATCCTGGTTGTACGCAAAATTTTCTTGCTGAAAAAAGAATGGTCGACAAAGGTTTAGTTGCTAGAATTGTAAAAAAATATTGTGAAAAAGGCTATATTATAAAAAAACAAAGTCAGCAAAAGAAAAGTTCTTACAATTTATTTCTTAGTGAATCTGGTGAAAAGTTAGTAAAGGAAATGAAAGAAGCTATTGCGACTACTGAAAGTTATATACAACAGCAAGACGGAACAGCAAGTTTCATTGAGTTGATTGAGCATTTAAAACAAATTTCAGGCTATTTAGAAAATTATAAATAA
- the holB gene encoding DNA polymerase III subunit delta' has translation MNEAQLLSEQQPLLYQQLQKSFEHGRLAHAYLFEGDTGTGKQEYGLWMAKHLFCSNLTNNNPCNQCNNCLRINENEHPDVMRVVPDGQTIKVDQIRSLKAEFSKSGVETAQKVFLIEQADKMNVGAANSLLKFLEEPDGKILAILETTSLAKILPTIQSRCQVLHFQPLDKEKLVHTLVDSGINKNTANLLVELTNSFDKAVEISQDEWFNESREITQQWFDYLIKDDLQAFVYVQKKMIKVFKEKEQQAMSFDLLLAFYRKELNESVKTEQLKRVIEKQAQRIELILQARQKWGANVSWQSVCEQLVIRMVHPKT, from the coding sequence ATGAATGAAGCACAACTATTAAGTGAACAGCAACCGCTGCTTTATCAGCAGCTTCAAAAAAGTTTCGAGCATGGTCGTCTTGCCCATGCTTATCTTTTTGAAGGCGATACAGGAACTGGTAAACAAGAGTACGGTTTATGGATGGCAAAGCATCTGTTTTGTTCAAACTTAACGAATAACAATCCTTGCAATCAATGTAATAATTGTTTGCGTATCAATGAAAATGAGCATCCAGATGTGATGCGAGTTGTTCCAGATGGACAAACCATTAAAGTCGATCAAATCAGATCACTCAAAGCAGAATTCAGTAAAAGCGGAGTAGAAACTGCTCAAAAAGTTTTTCTGATTGAACAAGCAGATAAGATGAATGTTGGTGCTGCTAATAGTTTATTAAAATTTTTAGAAGAACCCGATGGAAAAATTTTAGCGATCTTAGAAACAACTTCTTTAGCGAAAATTTTACCAACAATCCAATCGAGATGTCAGGTTCTTCATTTCCAGCCATTAGATAAGGAAAAACTTGTTCATACTTTAGTAGATTCTGGAATCAATAAAAATACGGCTAATCTTTTAGTAGAACTTACAAATAGTTTTGACAAAGCAGTTGAAATCTCTCAAGATGAATGGTTTAATGAATCTAGGGAAATCACACAACAATGGTTTGATTATTTGATAAAAGATGATTTACAAGCTTTTGTTTATGTTCAAAAGAAGATGATCAAAGTTTTTAAAGAAAAAGAACAACAAGCCATGAGTTTTGACTTATTACTTGCCTTTTACCGTAAAGAGCTGAATGAAAGTGTTAAAACTGAACAGCTCAAGCGAGTGATAGAAAAACAAGCGCAACGAATCGAACTAATTTTACAAGCTCGTCAAAAGTGGGGGGCCAATGTCAGTTGGCAGAGTGTTTGTGAACAGTTAGTAATAAGGATGGTTCACCCTAAAACATAA
- a CDS encoding energy-coupling factor transporter transmembrane component T, with translation MDSKIGKLYPATKFGCVLLLIVLCMFLPGYWFQYAVLPFTMILSLFSHTFRKFFSVFMKSIFLVVLFIFVIQVFIVKNDDSQPLWWIFSFSQMGLENSLSMTSKIVGISSSIIYFFQVTSTKDIHYNLEKSGAPKKLTFVVASTIQLIPQMSNLSKTITDAQKSRGIETEGSLWIRMKSFVPMIGPLVLSSIQQTEERVLTLESRAFSSKNKKTSIYELPKRKIDYLITIVCWLIFASFIIWRVMK, from the coding sequence ATGGATAGCAAAATCGGTAAACTGTATCCCGCAACTAAATTTGGCTGTGTATTGTTACTCATTGTTTTGTGCATGTTTTTGCCAGGGTATTGGTTTCAATATGCAGTGTTGCCTTTCACGATGATACTCAGTTTGTTTTCTCATACTTTTAGAAAATTCTTTTCTGTATTTATGAAATCAATTTTTTTAGTTGTTCTATTTATTTTCGTTATACAAGTCTTTATCGTTAAAAATGATGATTCCCAACCTCTTTGGTGGATTTTTAGCTTTTCTCAAATGGGGCTTGAAAATAGCCTAAGTATGACCTCTAAAATTGTTGGGATTAGCTCAAGTATTATTTATTTTTTTCAAGTAACAAGTACAAAAGATATTCACTATAATTTAGAAAAATCAGGGGCGCCTAAAAAACTAACCTTTGTTGTCGCTTCAACAATTCAGTTGATTCCACAAATGTCCAACTTATCAAAAACGATTACAGACGCACAAAAATCAAGGGGAATCGAAACAGAAGGTTCTTTATGGATCAGAATGAAATCCTTTGTCCCGATGATCGGCCCATTAGTTTTATCTTCTATTCAACAAACAGAAGAAAGAGTTCTTACTTTAGAATCTCGCGCATTTTCATCTAAAAATAAAAAAACGTCTATCTATGAACTACCTAAAAGAAAAATTGATTATCTGATTACGATTGTTTGTTGGCTGATTTTTGCAAGCTTTATCATTTGGAGGGTAATGAAATGA
- a CDS encoding Crp/Fnr family transcriptional regulator, with translation MNLQDAWQKYHTDNVFNFSDISDYISDKGRTIIYKSGQSIVEKGDFPLYIYFIIDGIAIGKRHYEDGNEYNYFQVDKQNGNIGLLEILGKKEQYVATITCLTNVEVFRIESAIVYDILMNHLPLLRKCTFLLADDLYNRSGNDGIYYYYTGIDRIRLFLMNYFEQHYSHYDLPIEMSYEKIANQIGVSVRTVGRSIKVLKETNEVTVQSKKMMMSKRQYEKMKVKLAKEEK, from the coding sequence ATGAATCTACAAGATGCTTGGCAAAAATACCACACAGACAACGTTTTCAACTTTTCTGATATCTCCGACTATATTAGTGATAAAGGTCGCACAATCATATACAAATCTGGTCAATCCATTGTTGAAAAAGGGGATTTTCCACTGTATATCTATTTTATCATCGATGGAATCGCGATTGGCAAGCGACATTATGAAGATGGAAATGAATACAATTATTTTCAAGTGGATAAACAAAATGGAAACATCGGCTTGTTAGAAATATTAGGTAAAAAAGAACAATATGTTGCAACGATCACTTGCCTTACCAATGTAGAAGTGTTCCGTATTGAATCGGCCATTGTTTATGATATTTTGATGAACCATCTTCCATTATTAAGAAAATGTACTTTTTTATTAGCAGACGACCTCTACAATAGATCAGGCAATGATGGTATCTATTACTACTACACAGGAATTGACCGCATCCGATTGTTTTTAATGAATTATTTTGAACAGCATTATAGTCATTACGATCTTCCAATAGAAATGAGCTATGAAAAAATTGCTAATCAAATTGGGGTAAGTGTCCGCACAGTTGGTAGGAGTATCAAGGTATTGAAGGAGACCAACGAAGTAACGGTTCAGTCCAAAAAAATGATGATGTCAAAGAGACAATATGAAAAAATGAAAGTTAAACTAGCTAAAGAAGAAAAATAG
- a CDS encoding PSP1 domain-containing protein codes for MVEVVGVRFREAGHIYYFAPGKSEYFYNDKVLVESQQSKQLATVAIPKKTIDPEDLPEELKPILNKASETDLEKEQKNIDDANAALSVAKEKIRAHELEMKLIRVEYTFDRSKMVFYFTADGRIDFRELVKDLAAIFRTRIELRQIGVRDEAKILGGIGPCGRQLCCSTFLGDFMPVSIKMAKDQGLSLNPVKISGLCGRLMCCLKYENDEYEAAKKELPDYGKEVITPDGKGRVVGLNLLSRIIKVRLVGRETAVEYDYEEIKEATEKAQAEKGDQNG; via the coding sequence ATGGTAGAAGTAGTAGGAGTTCGTTTCCGTGAAGCTGGTCATATCTATTATTTTGCTCCTGGAAAATCAGAGTATTTTTACAACGATAAAGTTTTGGTAGAATCGCAGCAATCGAAACAACTTGCCACCGTTGCAATACCGAAAAAAACCATCGATCCAGAAGACTTACCAGAGGAATTAAAACCGATTTTAAATAAAGCATCAGAAACAGATTTAGAAAAAGAACAAAAAAATATAGATGATGCCAATGCGGCACTAAGTGTGGCTAAAGAAAAAATTCGCGCTCATGAATTAGAAATGAAGCTGATTCGTGTAGAATATACTTTTGACCGCAGTAAAATGGTTTTTTATTTTACAGCGGATGGACGTATTGATTTTCGTGAATTGGTCAAAGATTTGGCAGCTATTTTCCGTACTCGGATTGAGTTGCGTCAAATCGGTGTCAGAGATGAAGCGAAAATTTTGGGTGGAATCGGTCCATGTGGCAGACAATTATGTTGCTCAACATTCTTAGGTGATTTTATGCCAGTGTCGATTAAGATGGCAAAAGATCAGGGCCTATCTTTAAATCCTGTGAAAATTTCGGGGTTATGCGGACGTTTGATGTGCTGTTTAAAATATGAAAATGATGAATATGAAGCAGCAAAGAAAGAGTTACCTGATTATGGTAAAGAAGTGATTACACCAGATGGTAAAGGACGTGTAGTTGGTTTGAATCTCTTAAGTCGAATCATCAAAGTTCGTTTAGTTGGACGTGAAACTGCTGTGGAATATGACTATGAAGAGATCAAAGAAGCAACAGAAAAAGCACAAGCCGAAAAAGGTGATCAGAATGGATAA
- the recR gene encoding recombination mediator RecR, with translation MHYPEPIAKLVESYMKLPGIGQKTAVRLAFYTLDMKEEDVNAFAKALISVKRDLHFCSICGNITEEDPCEICQDKTRDRSIILVVEEPKDVMAMEKMREYHGLYHVLHGVLSPMEGTGPEDINIAPLIQRLHDDEVKEVIIATNATTEGEATAMYLSRLIKPAGIIVTRLAHGLSVGSDIEYADEVTLLKAVEGRREL, from the coding sequence ATGCATTATCCAGAACCCATAGCAAAATTAGTCGAAAGTTATATGAAATTACCAGGTATTGGCCAAAAAACAGCCGTACGTTTGGCTTTTTATACACTTGATATGAAAGAAGAAGATGTCAACGCTTTTGCGAAAGCCTTGATTAGTGTGAAACGTGATCTGCATTTTTGTAGTATTTGTGGCAATATCACTGAAGAGGATCCTTGTGAAATTTGTCAGGATAAAACGAGAGATCGCAGTATTATTTTAGTTGTAGAAGAGCCGAAAGATGTGATGGCAATGGAGAAAATGCGTGAATATCACGGTTTATATCATGTGCTTCACGGTGTACTTTCACCTATGGAAGGAACAGGACCAGAAGATATCAATATTGCTCCATTGATTCAACGTCTGCATGATGATGAGGTAAAAGAAGTCATTATAGCCACAAATGCAACAACAGAAGGAGAAGCAACAGCGATGTATCTTTCTCGATTGATCAAACCTGCTGGAATCATCGTGACCAGATTAGCTCATGGATTATCTGTCGGCAGTGATATTGAATATGCAGATGAAGTGACGTTATTAAAAGCTGTAGAAGGAAGACGAGAGCTTTAA
- a CDS encoding O-methyltransferase has protein sequence MEKLFSAVDHYFIEKLVDNDPVFEQILTNNKNHHLPPHDVSPSQGKLLYLLARIKGAKRILEIGTLGGYSTLWFAKALADDGQIVTLEYDKKHAEVAAENFVFAGISNKTTIMVGAASDSLEQLVQEQVAPFDLIFIDADKENNSAYLKYALKLAQEGTIIIGDNVVRDGGIIDSESSDSRILGVRSFVDDLSTSSIVTSTAIETVGVKGYDGFTLSIVEKES, from the coding sequence TTGGAAAAATTATTTTCAGCCGTCGATCATTATTTTATCGAAAAACTAGTAGACAACGACCCCGTTTTTGAACAAATCCTAACAAACAACAAGAACCATCACTTACCGCCTCACGATGTTTCTCCTTCTCAAGGAAAATTGCTTTATCTGTTAGCACGAATCAAAGGTGCTAAACGAATTTTAGAAATTGGAACGCTAGGTGGTTACAGCACATTATGGTTTGCTAAAGCTCTTGCTGATGATGGGCAAATTGTGACACTAGAATATGATAAAAAACATGCAGAAGTTGCCGCTGAAAATTTCGTTTTTGCTGGTATTTCAAATAAAACTACGATTATGGTTGGCGCAGCTTCTGATAGTCTGGAACAATTAGTTCAAGAGCAGGTTGCTCCTTTTGATTTGATCTTTATTGATGCAGATAAAGAAAATAATTCGGCTTATCTAAAGTATGCTTTAAAATTAGCACAGGAAGGAACAATCATTATTGGTGATAATGTTGTACGTGATGGCGGGATCATCGATTCAGAGAGTTCTGATAGTAGAATCTTAGGTGTTCGTTCTTTTGTTGATGATTTATCGACTTCATCTATCGTGACTTCGACTGCGATTGAAACAGTTGGGGTAAAAGGATACGATGGTTTTACACTGAGTATTGTTGAAAAAGAAAGCTAA
- a CDS encoding cyclic-di-AMP receptor encodes MKIILAIVQDKDSNRLANEFIDANIRATKLSSTGGFLKAGNSTFIVGIDDDRVEEALELIKQTCQSRKQYVSTPVTLDITMDGQVPYPVEVEVGGATVFVLPVEGFHQY; translated from the coding sequence ATGAAAATTATTTTAGCAATTGTCCAAGATAAAGATAGTAACCGTTTAGCCAATGAATTTATTGATGCTAATATTCGTGCAACTAAACTTTCATCAACTGGCGGTTTTTTAAAAGCAGGAAATAGTACGTTTATTGTCGGAATTGATGATGACCGAGTGGAAGAAGCATTGGAATTGATCAAACAAACGTGTCAATCTCGTAAGCAATATGTATCAACTCCTGTAACGTTAGATATTACGATGGATGGACAAGTACCTTATCCTGTAGAGGTAGAGGTCGGTGGAGCCACTGTTTTCGTCCTTCCAGTTGAAGGTTTCCATCAATATTAA